CTGCCAAGGAAACCGCCAGTCAGATCACCCAGATAACCAGAACCCAGGCTCTCGATAATGCCCAGCGTGATCCCGCCCAGCACGGCGCCCTGCAGGTTGCCGATGCCACCCAGCACCGCGGCGGTGAAGGCTTTAAGGCCAATCAGAAAGCCCATATAGGGGTGTGCCTGATCGTAGTTGGCCGCCACCATCACGCCCGCGACCGCGCCCAGCGCGGAACCGGTGATGAAGGTCATGGAAATGATGTTGTTGATGTTCACACCCATCAGCCCGGCGACTTCCGGGTTCTGGGCGGTGGCCCGCATGGCGCGGCCCAGTTTGGTCTTTTCGATCATGAAAAACAGCCCCGCCATCAGCACGATGGCCAGGATGACGATGGCGACTTGCAGATCGGTGATCGCGGCGCCAAAGAAATCATGCACGGTTTGCGGCAGGATTTCCGGAAACGGCCGGTAGCTGCGGCCCCAGATCAGGCTGGCGACCTGTTGCAGCACAATCGATACCCCAATGGCCGTGATCAGCGGCGCCAGACGCGGTGCGCGGCGCAAAGGCCGGTAAGCGATGCGTTCCACCGCAAACCCCAACAGCGCGGAAACCGGAATGGCCATCAAAAGGCCTGCCAGCAGCATCAGCGGCCCCGGCAAATGAATGTTGTGCCCGACCAGCACGTTGATGCAGGTAATGGTCACCATGGCGCCGAACATGACAATTTCGCCGTGGGCAAAATTGATCAGCTGCATGATCCCGTACACCATCGTGTAGCCCAGCGCGATCAGCGCATAAATGCTACCGATCACCAGACCATTGATGATCTGTTGCAGAAAAATATCCACGTTGCTTCATCCTCTGATGACTGCTTGTATCTGTAACTGGCAAAACTGACGAATGAACCTGTGGACGGGCGCTTATGGAGCCGCTGCCACTGTCGCCTTGCTTGTGGCAAAAGGCAGACGTCTGGAGGCGATCCCACGGGGTTGTGTTCGTTGGAACGGATGCAGTCAGCTATGAAATCAACCATAACAGTTGCTTCGGTCAACCTTACCCGCCGCAGTTTTGAGCGAACACCTGCTGCTTTCCCTTACAGTCAAGTCTTTAGTTTTGCATTTGTGACATATTCCCGAGCCAGGACGCAAACTTGCTGCGACGCGGTGTGGGCTGGTGTTCACAGAAAGGGTGCGCCGGCCGCAAACCCGTTGCTGGCCTGCGTTACGGCCCCAAGCAGGATGCGTGCCCACCTGAAAAATCACCGCTGCCAGACGGGCAATCGCGGCATTTCCATGGCGTGTTTTCCGGTGACCAACCCGTGGCCTGATCTGTTCTGCACTGCACTGGTGCATGCAATGAATGAAAACGGCCCGCAGTCTGTCAGGCTGCGGGCCGTGGTTTATGGCTGATCAATGGCGTGCAAAACGGGTTGGTGTTTGTTGGCGGCAATAATCAGGGTGTGGCTTTTTGCGCACTGCTGGCCGCCTGATCTTCACTAAGCCGCCAACCGCCCCCCACAGCCTTGTACAACGCCACGCGATCATTCAGTTCAGACAACTGGGCCTGGACCAGCGAAAGCCGCGCATCAAACAGGTTGCGTTCGGTATCGAGCACGTCCAGATAGCTGGAATAACCGTTGTCGTAGCGCAGATTGGCCAGCCGTAACTGGCGGGTCAGCGCCTGCACCTTGTTCTGCAGCGCCTGGGTGGCTTTGGCTGCCTGATCGTTCACCACCAGCGCACCGCGTACATCGCCAAACGCGTTCTGCACCGTCCCGCGGTAGGCCGCCAGCGCTTCTCTTTCCACGCCGCGTGCCTGATCGACTTGCGCTGCGGTCAGGCCGCCGTTAAACAGCGGCATGCCCAGGTTGCCGGCAAACGACCATGTCTTGGCGGCACCGGTAAAGAGGTCGCCAAACGCCAGGCTTTCCACGCCCGCCAGCCCGGTCAGGCTGATGGTCGGGAAATACGCCGCCCGGGCCGCTTCAACCCGCGCCCGCGCGCCGATCAGCGTGGCTTCTGCCTGCTGGATATCCGGTCGGCGCAGCAACAGGTCAGAGGGCAGGCCGGCAGGAATCACCGGCGGGTGGCCGATCTCGTCTATGCGTTTGCCGCGCTCGGGCAGGGTCTCGATGATCTGCTTGGGCGTTTCGCCCAACAGTACCGCCAGCGCTGATTCAGTCTGCGCGATCTCGCCCACCAGATTGGGTTCGGTCGCCTGCGCGGTGTTCAATTCAGCCTCGGACTGACGCACATCCAGTTCCGAGATCAACCCGCCCTTGAAGCGTTTGGACTGCAGATCGTAACTTTCCACGCGGGACTGGATGGTGTCGCGCGCGATCTGCAACTGACCATCCAGCGCGATCAGATTGAAATACGTCTGCGCAACTTCGGCATCCAGCGCCAGGCTGACGGCATCGCGGTTGTATTCCGCTGCCAGCAAGTCACGTCGTGCGCCTTCGGTCAGGTTGGCCAGACGCCCCCAGATATCGAGTTCCCATGTGGCGACACCGGCCAGCTGGTAGTCGTTATAAGTGCCCAGCGTCGCTTGCGGGCCTTTGCCGGAAACCATCTGCCTGGCGCCAGCGCCTTGCAGGTTCAGTTGTGGCAGCTGTGCCGAGGAATTGATCCCCAGCACTGCGCGGGCTTGATCGACGCGCGCCACGGCCTGCGCCAGGTTCTGGTTATTGGCACGTGCGGTCTGGATCAACTGCGCCAGCAGCGGGTCGCCAAACTGGTCCCACCAGTGGGTGTCGATCCAGCCGGCATCGGTCTGCATTTTGTCCGCAGCCGGCAACTCGGTTGCCGGGGCTGTTTTGTCGGGCTGCATGAAGGCGCAACCGGGCAAGGCCACAGCGAACAGGGTGCAGAGCAGGGCGCGGCGCAAGGCGGTCAGGGGCAGCACTTTGACGGGCTTATTCATGATCAGCCCCCTGATGCTCAAGTGCCGGTGCCGGCGGTTCATCCGGTTTTTTCTTCTTGCTGCCCATCCCCATGATCAGGCGGAAGAAGAGCGGCACAAAGAAGGTGGCAATGCAGGTGGCCGCCAGCATGCCGCCAATCACGCCAGTACCGATGGAGTGACGGCTGGCTGCGCCGGCGCCCGAAGAGGTCACCAGCGGCACGCAACCCAGGATAAAGGCGAGCGAAGTCATCACGATCGGGCGGAAACGCAGGCGGGCGGCTTCCAGCGCGGCGTCATACAGCGACATGCCCTCGTGGTGTTTTTCAACCGCAAATTCCACGATCAGAATGGCGTTCTTTGCCGCCAGGCCGATCAGTGTCACGAGGCCGATCTGGAAATACACATCGTTGTTCAGACCAACCAGCCACACCGCCAGCAAGGCACCAAAGAGCCCGAACGGCACCGCGGTAACCACGGCAATCGGCAGGGTCCAGCGTTCATACTGCGCGGCCAGGATCAGGAACACCATGATGATCCCGAACACAAAGGCCTGCGTGGACGTGCTGCCCGCCAGTTTTTCCTGGTACGCGCTACCCATCCAGGTCAGGGTGAAGTCGCTGGTGAGCACCGAATCTGCCACTTCTTCGGCCGCAGCAATGGCCTGGCCGGTGGAGTAACCCGGCGCCGGCGTCAGCATGACCTTGCCGGCGGAGAAGACGTTGAACCGCTCCACCAGCTCAGGGCCGACCACGGGCTTGACCGTGACCATGGCGCTGAGCGGAATCATCTGGCCATTGTTGGACCGCACATACACGTTGCGCATGTCGTCGGCAGAAGAGCGGAAATCTGCTTCAGACTGCAATTGCACCTTGTAGGTACGACCAAAGATGTTGAAGTCGTTGACGTATTGCGCGCCGAAGGTAGCCGCGATGGTGTTGAACACCTGGTTCACCGGTACGCCCAGCGTCTTGGCCTTGTCGCGATCCAGATCAAAAAACACCTGCGGCACGGTGGCGCGGTAAGTGGTGCTGACCGCAGAGAACTCGGGCCGTTTCTTGGCCGCTTCCAGGTAAGACTGGATCGCCTGCTGGATGGCGGCAGGATCAGTAGTGCCACGGCTCTGGATATACGCTTCAAGACCGCCCGTGGTCGACATCCCGGTAATGGGCGGCGGGTTGAAGGCCAGCACTACGGCGTCGCGGATGCGGGCGCCGGCAAACATCACCTTGCGCGCCAGCGAGAACGAATCTTCGCCATCGCCTTTACGCTCTTTCCAGTCTTTCAGTGTCACGAATGCGGCGGCACCGTTGGAGCGGTAGGTGCTGGACAACAGATCAAAGCCGGAGAACGTCAGCGTTTGCGCCACATCCTTGTTCTTGGTCAGGGCGGCATCAAGCTGCCCGGTCACGGCCTCGGTCCGTGCCAGCGAAGCGGCATCGGGCATGATCGGAATGACCATCAGATAGCCCTGGTCTTCATCAGGCACAAGGCCACCCGGGACCGTCTTGAACAGCAGGAACAGGCTGATGATCATGGCGCCGAAGATCACGAAAGCAATGCCGACGCGACGGTTCAGGAACGCCACACCGCCGACGTATTTGTTCGTCATCTTGTCAAAGCCACTGTTGAAAGCCCGGAAGAACCGGTTGGGCTTGCTGTGTGTGGGTTTGAGCAACAAGGCGCACAGGGCTGGCGTCAGCGTCAGCGCCACCAGGCCGGAGATCACCACCGAGACCGCAATCGTGACGGCAAACTGTTTGTACATCACCCCCGTCATGCCGCCCATGAAGGCGACCGGCAGGAACACCGAGCACAGCACCAGCACAATCGCCACCACCGGGCCGGAGACTTCTTCCATGGCCTTGATGGCCGCTTCCTTGGGCGGCAGGTGTTCGGTACTCATGATCCGTTCGACGTTTTCCAGCACCACGATCGCATCATCCACCACGATACCGATCGCCAGCACCATACCGAACAAGGTCAACAGGTTGATGGAGAAACCCAGTGCCTCCATCCCGGCAAAGGTACCAATCAGCGAAACCGGCACGGCTAGGCAAGGGATCAGCGTGGCGCGTGCGTTCTGCAAGAACACATACACCACCACGAACACCAGCAAGATGGCTTCAAACAGCGTGTGAACCACTTCTTCGACCGAAATCTTCACGAAGGTGGTGGTGTCATACGGGATGTCGTACGTCAGGCCATGCGGAAAGCGGCCCTTGAGTTCCTCCATCTTGGTGCGCACGGCTTCCAGCGTTTTCAGCGCGTTGGCACCCGGTTGCAGGTAGAGGGCGATACCCACGGTCGGCTTGCCGTTGTGCTTGGCGACCACGTCATAAGCGTTGGAACCCAGTTCTACCCGCGCCACATCTTTCACGCGGGTTTGCGAGCCATCCGGGTTGGCGCGGACGATGATGTCCTCAAACTCCTTGATGCTGGACAGACGACCCTTGGCAGTTGCCGTATAGGTGAACTCTTGCGGGCGCTTGGGATCGCTTGGTTCTGCACCGATCTTGCCAGCGGAGAACTGCTGGTTCTGCTCGGAAATGGCGTTTTGCACGTCAGTCGGCGTCAGACCCAGTTGCGCAACCTTGTCCGGGCGCAGCCAGACGCGCATGGCGTAGTCACCGCTACCGATGATGGACACATCACCAATCCCGGGAATCCGCTTGATTTCATCGACCACGTTCAAGGTGGCGTAGTTGGACAGGAACAGCGCGTCCTGGGCACCAGTGGAGGAATCCAGCGTCACAAAGGCCAGGATGGAGGTGGATTTTTTCTTCACCGTCACGCCCTGACGCTGCACTTCCTGCGGCAACTGGGCCATGGCCGCCTGGACGCGGTTGTTGGTGTTGATGGTGGCCTGGTCAGGGTCTGTGCCGATGGCAAAGTACACGTTCAGCGTCATGGCGCCGTTGGAGGCCGCCGACGATTGCATGTACAGCATGCTTTCCACACCGTTGACCTGCTGCTCGATCGGCGCGGCCACGGTTTCGGCAATCACCTGGGGCGAAGCGCCCGGGTAGTTGGCAGTAACGGTCACCACCGGCGGCACGATCTGCGGGTACTGTTCGATCGGCAATGCCTTCATCGAGACCAGACCGGCCAGCACGATGATGATGGAAATGACGCTGGCAAAAACC
The Silvimonas iriomotensis genome window above contains:
- a CDS encoding branched-chain amino acid ABC transporter permease, whose amino-acid sequence is MDIFLQQIINGLVIGSIYALIALGYTMVYGIMQLINFAHGEIVMFGAMVTITCINVLVGHNIHLPGPLMLLAGLLMAIPVSALLGFAVERIAYRPLRRAPRLAPLITAIGVSIVLQQVASLIWGRSYRPFPEILPQTVHDFFGAAITDLQVAIVILAIVLMAGLFFMIEKTKLGRAMRATAQNPEVAGLMGVNINNIISMTFITGSALGAVAGVMVAANYDQAHPYMGFLIGLKAFTAAVLGGIGNLQGAVLGGITLGIIESLGSGYLGDLTGGFLGSNYKDIFAFLVLILVLVFRPSGLLGERVAERA
- a CDS encoding efflux transporter outer membrane subunit, which gives rise to MNKPVKVLPLTALRRALLCTLFAVALPGCAFMQPDKTAPATELPAADKMQTDAGWIDTHWWDQFGDPLLAQLIQTARANNQNLAQAVARVDQARAVLGINSSAQLPQLNLQGAGARQMVSGKGPQATLGTYNDYQLAGVATWELDIWGRLANLTEGARRDLLAAEYNRDAVSLALDAEVAQTYFNLIALDGQLQIARDTIQSRVESYDLQSKRFKGGLISELDVRQSEAELNTAQATEPNLVGEIAQTESALAVLLGETPKQIIETLPERGKRIDEIGHPPVIPAGLPSDLLLRRPDIQQAEATLIGARARVEAARAAYFPTISLTGLAGVESLAFGDLFTGAAKTWSFAGNLGMPLFNGGLTAAQVDQARGVEREALAAYRGTVQNAFGDVRGALVVNDQAAKATQALQNKVQALTRQLRLANLRYDNGYSSYLDVLDTERNLFDARLSLVQAQLSELNDRVALYKAVGGGWRLSEDQAASSAQKATP
- a CDS encoding efflux RND transporter permease subunit, whose amino-acid sequence is MFSKFFIERPVFASVISIIIVLAGLVSMKALPIEQYPQIVPPVVTVTANYPGASPQVIAETVAAPIEQQVNGVESMLYMQSSAASNGAMTLNVYFAIGTDPDQATINTNNRVQAAMAQLPQEVQRQGVTVKKKSTSILAFVTLDSSTGAQDALFLSNYATLNVVDEIKRIPGIGDVSIIGSGDYAMRVWLRPDKVAQLGLTPTDVQNAISEQNQQFSAGKIGAEPSDPKRPQEFTYTATAKGRLSSIKEFEDIIVRANPDGSQTRVKDVARVELGSNAYDVVAKHNGKPTVGIALYLQPGANALKTLEAVRTKMEELKGRFPHGLTYDIPYDTTTFVKISVEEVVHTLFEAILLVFVVVYVFLQNARATLIPCLAVPVSLIGTFAGMEALGFSINLLTLFGMVLAIGIVVDDAIVVLENVERIMSTEHLPPKEAAIKAMEEVSGPVVAIVLVLCSVFLPVAFMGGMTGVMYKQFAVTIAVSVVISGLVALTLTPALCALLLKPTHSKPNRFFRAFNSGFDKMTNKYVGGVAFLNRRVGIAFVIFGAMIISLFLLFKTVPGGLVPDEDQGYLMVIPIMPDAASLARTEAVTGQLDAALTKNKDVAQTLTFSGFDLLSSTYRSNGAAAFVTLKDWKERKGDGEDSFSLARKVMFAGARIRDAVVLAFNPPPITGMSTTGGLEAYIQSRGTTDPAAIQQAIQSYLEAAKKRPEFSAVSTTYRATVPQVFFDLDRDKAKTLGVPVNQVFNTIAATFGAQYVNDFNIFGRTYKVQLQSEADFRSSADDMRNVYVRSNNGQMIPLSAMVTVKPVVGPELVERFNVFSAGKVMLTPAPGYSTGQAIAAAEEVADSVLTSDFTLTWMGSAYQEKLAGSTSTQAFVFGIIMVFLILAAQYERWTLPIAVVTAVPFGLFGALLAVWLVGLNNDVYFQIGLVTLIGLAAKNAILIVEFAVEKHHEGMSLYDAALEAARLRFRPIVMTSLAFILGCVPLVTSSGAGAASRHSIGTGVIGGMLAATCIATFFVPLFFRLIMGMGSKKKKPDEPPAPALEHQGADHE